A single Tamandua tetradactyla isolate mTamTet1 chromosome X, mTamTet1.pri, whole genome shotgun sequence DNA region contains:
- the LOC143670406 gene encoding testis-specific Y-encoded-like protein 1 — translation MALRMNALEAIQRQMEAEQARANRVLFQMERRFGRMRRHYLERRKDLIQDVANFWFIAFSNHPQLSTLLKGQDAEMLRYITSLEVTELAHPRLGNEFKFYFENNPFFINSVLIKEYELRLPNRLVARSTPIMWREGQVPQVFVEGNRDITRSFFFWFTDQVLLRFDQVAAVIKEDLWLDPLQYYLLQEGVPRIRHVQIGEVVEIPRPFGFHSG, via the coding sequence ATGGCTCTCCGCATGAATGCCTTGGAAGCCATCCAGCGGCAAATGGAAGCAGAGCAGGCTCGGGCCAACAGGGTCCTCTTCCAGATGGAGCGCAGGTTTGGGCGGATGCGTCGACATTACCTGGAGCGGAGGAAAGACCTCATTCAGGATGTCGCTAACTTCTGGTTCATTGCCTTCAGCAACCACCCTCAGCTGTCCACCTTGCTGAAGGGCCAAGATGCAGAGATGTTAAGGTATATCACCAGTTTGGAAGTGACGGAGCTTGCACATCCTAGGCTGGGCAATGAGTTCAAGTTCTACTTTGAAAATAACCCCTTCTTCATCAACAGTGTGCTTATCAAGGAATATGAGCTGAGACTACCTAACCGACTGGTGGCTCGTTCCACTCCGATCATGTGGCGCGAAGGCCAGGTACCCCAGGTCTTCGTTGAAGGAAACCGAGACATCACCCGCAGCTTCTTCTTCTGGTTTACAGACCAAGTCCTTCTACGGTTTGACCAGGTTGCTGCGGTTATTAAAGAGGACCTGTGGCTGGATCCACTGCAATACTACTTGCTGCAGGAAGGGGTCCCAAGAATCAGGCATGTCCAAATAGGGGAGGTAGTGGAGATCCCCAGGCCCTTTGGGTTCCATTCTGGTTAA